The Arachis ipaensis cultivar K30076 chromosome B05, Araip1.1, whole genome shotgun sequence nucleotide sequence TGcctattttaatttatgaatgtacAAATTCTGCAGATTGCTTTCACTTCCGTGGtttatccatccttggtccttGCATATATGGGACAAGCTGCTTATTTATCCAGGAATCATGAAGTTCGGCAAGAGTATCACTTCGGATTTTATGTATCTGTACCAGGTATGTAGTATGGCTCTTACGTTTTGAGGGCGAGAGAGGTAGTAGATGGCGGAGGAGTTGCCAAGCTAATTTACAGCTTTCATACTTTTACATTGCAGAGAAATTAAGGTGGCCTGTTCTAGTGATAGCCATACTCGCGGCTGTTGTGGGAAGCCAAGCCATCATCACGGGGACTTTCTCAATTATCAAACAATGCTCCGCACTAAGTTGCTTTCCGCGAGTCAAAGTGGTTCACACATCATCTAAAATTCATGGCCAGATATATATCCCCGAGATCAATTGGCTACTGATGCTCTTGTGTTTGGCCGTGACTATTGGTTTCCGAGACACAAGGCGCTTGGGTAATGCGTCAGGTATGCATGACAATGATTGCGAATCGCTTGTACATTGATGTTACAGAACCTACTGAATCAAGAGGTTTTTGTAATATGCAATCACAATAATTTCATGTAGTGTTGACTCGTACCTAATTTGCATGATCTTACTGAACATAAAGTAGAATTTGATAATTTTGTATAATATCTGTTTTGTTCAGACAATAATCTGATATACTTTGCATTCACGTGACAGGTTTGGCAGTTATTACAGTGATGCTTGTTACCACATGTTTGATGTCTCTGGTTATAGTTCTGTGCTGGCACCAGAATGTTCTCCTTGCACTTGGATTTGTTTTCGTATTTGGCACCATCGAGGCGCTCTTCTTCTCGGCTTCTCTCGTCAAGTTTCTAGAAGGAGCATGGGTACCTATTGCATTGGCATTTGTATTTATGACTATCATGTATGTTTGGCACTACGGCACGCTCAAGAAGTATGAATTTGACGTCCAAAACAAGGTTTCGATCAACTGGCTAGTCGGTATAGGTCCAAGCATAGGCATTGTTCGAGTGCGTGGGGTTGGCCTCATACATACTGAGCTAGTGTCCGGAATCCCTGCAATCTTCTCCCACTTTGTAACCAACCTGCCGGCGTTTCACCAGGTAGTTGTTTTCCTCTGCATCAAGCATGTGCCAGTTCCACACGTTAGACCGGAGGAACGGTTTCTAGTTGGTCGCGTAGGTCCAAGAGATTTCCGGCTCTACCGGTGCATAGTCCGGTATGGGTACCGTGACGTCCACAAAGATGACATAGAGTTTGAGAACGATCTCATATGCAGCTTAGCCGAGTTCATAAAGACTGGAAGCACCGCATCAAACTCCACAAACGACGAAACTGAAAGTGACGACAAAATGGCAGTTGTTGGAACATGCTCCGGCCATACCATGATGATGAAAGAGGACAACTCGGATAATGCAGTCAATAACAATGCAGATGACTTGGCTGGAACATCGGAGCTAAAGGAGATAAAGTCTCCTGTGATCCAGCCGAAGAAGAAAAGGGTTAGGTTTTTTGTCCCGGAGAGCCCGAAGATCGACACCGGAATAATGGAAGAGTTGGAGGAGATAATGGAAGCTAGGGAAGCTGGGGTAGCTTACATTATAGGGCAATCACACATGAGGGCCAAAGCAGGGTCTAGCGTGTTGAAGAAATTTGGTATTAATGTTGTGTATGAATTCCTGAGGAGGAATAGTAGGTCATCCTCACTTGTACTTAGTGTGCCACATCAATCTTCTTTAGAAGTAGGGATGATGTACCAAATTTAATTTTTGGCAACATATAAGGATAGAGTTTTAATCAATGTACATATTTTGTTATCTAATGTGGATAGTCCAAATGCCACCACCCCCATTAAAAGAGGTGGTGGACGAAAAAGTACAAAGTTTTGGTTATTTTGGCCTCTTGCACTA carries:
- the LOC107643376 gene encoding potassium transporter 6, with the protein product MDLEGGTRRNSKIESWKTVLTLAYQSLGVVYGDLSTSPLYVFRSTFSDEVGDAVPVDKIYGVLSLVFWTFTLVPLVKYVFIVLKADDNGEGGTFALYSLLCRHARVSSLPNVQVADEELTEYKKDGYGVAPERSFASRLKSTLEKHKVLQRILLVLALIGTCMVIGDGVLTPALSVFSAVSGFELSMSREHHRYVEVPAACIILIGLFALQHYGTHRVGFLFAPIVITWLFCISAIGVYNIFHWNPHVYKALSPYYAFQFLRNSQKGGWMALGGILLCITGSEAMFADLGHFSQLSIKIAFTSVVYPSLVLAYMGQAAYLSRNHEVRQEYHFGFYVSVPEKLRWPVLVIAILAAVVGSQAIITGTFSIIKQCSALSCFPRVKVVHTSSKIHGQIYIPEINWLLMLLCLAVTIGFRDTRRLGNASGLAVITVMLVTTCLMSLVIVLCWHQNVLLALGFVFVFGTIEALFFSASLVKFLEGAWVPIALAFVFMTIMYVWHYGTLKKYEFDVQNKVSINWLVGIGPSIGIVRVRGVGLIHTELVSGIPAIFSHFVTNLPAFHQVVVFLCIKHVPVPHVRPEERFLVGRVGPRDFRLYRCIVRYGYRDVHKDDIEFENDLICSLAEFIKTGSTASNSTNDETESDDKMAVVGTCSGHTMMMKEDNSDNAVNNNADDLAGTSELKEIKSPVIQPKKKRVRFFVPESPKIDTGIMEELEEIMEAREAGVAYIIGQSHMRAKAGSSVLKKFGINVVYEFLRRNSRSSSLVLSVPHQSSLEVGMMYQI